Genomic DNA from Anaerolineales bacterium:
AAATTCGATGATTGGACCTAGGGATTAAAGCTATCCGATGTGGATCAGGCCAAAACGGAGGAATCCCGGGATCCGAAAATCTGATTGCGTTATTTTCCGTTTCCGGCAGGTTCGGATTCCCTGACCCGTCCTCATCCGCGGCTTCCTTCGCATCCCAGCGCTTTTCCCCGCCCGATGATATGATTGATCGATCCATGTCCGCCTCCGGCTCAATCCCCAGCGGTTTGTCGCATCCCGGCACTGCCGCGCGCGCCGCGGATTCCCCAAGAGTGCCTCCGGGAGAACCCGCGCCCTTGTCCCGCCGCCGGAAGCGTATGATCCTGTTCCTTTGCCTGGCGGTCTTCTTCACGGCCTCCGCCGTGGCCTGGGGCATCTTCGAGGCCATGCCGCACCTCGAGGACGAGCACGCCAACCTCTTCCAGGCCCGGGTCTTCGCCTCCGGATCGGTCGCCGCGCCGGCGCCGCCCGACTCGGACGCGTTCCTCGTCCCCTTCGCCATCGTCCACGATGGAATCTGGTTCGGCAAATACACGCCCGGTTACCCGCTCGTCCTCGCGCTCGGGGTCCTGCTCGGCGCGCCGTGGGCGGTGAACGCGCTGGCTTCGGCGCTCGCCCTGTTCGGCGCGTTCCTACTCGGGCGGGACCTGTTCGACGCGGATTGCGGCCTGCTGGCCGCCGCGCTCGGCGCGGTTTCGCCGGCTTTCATCCTGCTATCCGGCTCCCTTCTGCCCCACCCCGTCACCATGGCGGCGCTCGTCTTCTTCGCCTGGGCCTTCCTAAGCGCCCGCCGTCCCGCGTCGTCCCATCCCTTGCGCTACGCCGTTCTCGCCGGCTTCGCCCTCGGACTGGCCGTCCTCGCCCGCCCGTGGACCGCGCTGGCGGTCGCTCTGCCGTTCATCGGTATCACGCTGTGCGACGGGATCCGGGCGATAGGGCGCAACACGCTGTGCCCCTACATTCGGATCTATTTTCCGCTCGTGGCCGTTTGTCTGACGGTCTGTTCGCTGCTCCCGCTTTACAATTACGCCGTCACCGGATCCCCCTTCACAAACACCTACACCCTCTGGTGGGCGTACGATACGGTCGGTTTCGGGCCCGGAATCGGACGCGGGGACGGCCATTCCCCCGCCTTGGCCCTGCTCAACGCCGGATTGGATCTGGCCGCCTTCCAAACCGCGCTCACTGGCTGGCCGGCGCCGGGCGGATTCCCGCTGGTCGTCCTCCCGCTGGCCGCCGGGTTGCTGTTTGCCCCCCGCGGCCGGCGCGATCTGCTTCTCCTGCTCCCGCCGCTGGCGCTGATCCTGGCCCACCTCGCCTACTGGGCGCGGGCCGGTGAATTTTTCGGCGGCCGCTATTATTCCGAGGGCATGCCGTTCCTGTGGCTGCTCGCGGCGCGCGGCCTGCTCAAGTTCTCCGCCGGAAAATGGCGTCTGCGCCTCGTCCAAGCCGCCCTGCCGCTGTTCCTCCTGTGGAGCGTCGCGTTTCAGATCGAGCCGCGCTTCCTCCGCGGTTACGGCCTCTACGACATTTCCCGCGCCGGCTCCGATTCCGTCTCCGCCGCCGGTTTGCGCAACGCCGTGGTGTTCGTCCGCCGAAAAGCTTGGACGGACTACGCGGCATTCTCCTGGCTGAACGACCCCTATCTGGACGGGGACGTGGTCTTCGCGCGCGATTTGGGTCCGGAAAAAAATACGCAGGTTATGCAGGCCTTCCCCGGCCGGGAGGCGTATTACTACGATCCGGCCGCGAACGAAAATCCGTTGATGCCCGCGGAAACGCCCTAGCCGGGCGCGGAAACGGACGCGGCATTTGCGCGGTGGACCGGATCGGTTTATCCTGCATGTAGAAAAAGCGCCCGCGGCGGATACGGAGGCGGGCCATCCACCGGCTTCCGTTGGAGATGGACTGCGCCTTCGCGGAGGAGCCTCGCGGCGCAAGCCCCGCGAAGGCGGTCGAGGGTTTTCCGCAAGTTTCTCCGGGATTGGCGCCGTCGGCCGCGACGAAGACCATGGCCTGCAGGCATACCCTTGACCGCGTCAACAGCCGCAACCCGCGGTTGCGGTCCGGGGCTCCTGAATCCATCCAAGCCGAACATGAAACCGCACAGGAGATTTTCGAATGTCTGCTCATAAAAAAGGACCCGCATTGTGGGTAATCGCCGGATGCCTGGGTATCCCGCTATGCCTGTGCGCCGGGGCCGTCGCCGTCCCGGCGGGAATTCTGGCGGCCGACTCCGGCGCCCGCAACCAAGTCGGAATGATGCTGGGGATCATCCTTCCTACAGCCACGACGACGCCGACTTCCACGGCCACCGCCACAGCCACCATCACGC
This window encodes:
- a CDS encoding glycosyltransferase family 39 protein produces the protein MILFLCLAVFFTASAVAWGIFEAMPHLEDEHANLFQARVFASGSVAAPAPPDSDAFLVPFAIVHDGIWFGKYTPGYPLVLALGVLLGAPWAVNALASALALFGAFLLGRDLFDADCGLLAAALGAVSPAFILLSGSLLPHPVTMAALVFFAWAFLSARRPASSHPLRYAVLAGFALGLAVLARPWTALAVALPFIGITLCDGIRAIGRNTLCPYIRIYFPLVAVCLTVCSLLPLYNYAVTGSPFTNTYTLWWAYDTVGFGPGIGRGDGHSPALALLNAGLDLAAFQTALTGWPAPGGFPLVVLPLAAGLLFAPRGRRDLLLLLPPLALILAHLAYWARAGEFFGGRYYSEGMPFLWLLAARGLLKFSAGKWRLRLVQAALPLFLLWSVAFQIEPRFLRGYGLYDISRAGSDSVSAAGLRNAVVFVRRKAWTDYAAFSWLNDPYLDGDVVFARDLGPEKNTQVMQAFPGREAYYYDPAANENPLMPAETP